The Impatiens glandulifera chromosome 8, dImpGla2.1, whole genome shotgun sequence genome includes a window with the following:
- the LOC124911912 gene encoding uncharacterized protein LOC124911912, which yields MAEGEGKMATEESSSPDATKADGGKLVGGGGGGGVLANLIRNQQNKNFFESLFSKKKRVDDESVLFIPKPISFLSPIANSVVTRCSKILQIQTEELQQLFKTTLPDNFKQPSNYARNLLEFCSYQALNVVTANPEYLGDKDFRRFTYDMMLAWENPSAEIDSLITEAADKSSNKEVEGEDGWSLFSSSTTSMSVQVDEKQTVGSEAFARIAPACVVIADVITAHNLFDAMTSASEHRLHFLIYDKYLRMLEKVIKVVKNATGLQTTSSLQLLKDEIILEVDGTVPTQPVLQHIGMSAWPGRLTLTTHALYFESLGVGLYEKATRYDLKTELKQIIRPELTGPLGARVFDKAVMYKSTSTLEPVYMEFPEFKGNSRRDYWLDICLEILYAHKFIRKYNLEGIQQSEAIARAILGIFRFRAVREAFRVSSSKYKSLLCFNLAESLPEGDKILETLSRRLELLSSTTNEKACMKLPASLLSLRRFKIIVSNEQQQYEGDDQCIEPIGDVCVGEVNPLEMAVRQGKENIGREEAAQATVDQVKVEGIDMNLAVMKELLYPLIESFNRVQQLATWRDPWKSTVFAVLVSYGIVRGWIRYALPLLFVFVAVVMLVRKYVHKEKQIEALKITVPPNKNAVEQLLILQESIAQVETHIQTANVILLKLRALIFAALPQATDKICAVLALMAVILVLVPFKYFVVMGFIEAFTRETSMRQDSMDKWQRRMKEWWFRIPAAPVELIRLDDKKRK from the exons ATGGCGGAAGGAGAAGGAAAGATGGCAACAGAAGAAAGCAGCAGTCCCGATGCTACAAAAGCGGACGGTGGAAAGCTagtaggaggaggaggaggaggaggggtGCTGGCGAATTTGATCCGAAACCAACAGAACAAGAACTTCTTCGAATCtttgttttcaaaaaagaaaagggTTGATGATGAATCAGTTTTGTTTATTCCTAAGCCCATAAGTTTTCTCTCTCCCATTGCTAACTCGGTCGTCACTCGCTGTTCCAA GATCCTTCAAATCCAAACGGAAGAATTACAACAACTATTTAAGACTACACTACCCGATAACTTCAAGCAACCTTCAAATTATGCCAGAAATCTCTTGGAGTTCTGTTCATACCAAGCACTTAATGTGGTTACTGCTAATCCAGAATATTTGGGTGACAAGGATTTTCGTCGCTTTACTTACGACATGATGCTTGCATGGGAGAACCCTAGTGCCGAGATTGATTCACTTATCACG GAGGCTGCTGATAAAAGTAGTAATAAGGAAGTGGAAGGTGAAGATGGATGGTCACTATTTTCTTCTAGTACCACAAGCATGAGtgttcag GTTGATGAAAAGCAGACTGTTGGTTCTGAAGCTTTTGCTCGCATAGCTCCAGCATGTGTTGTTATTGCTGATGTCATCACTGCCCACAATCTTTTTGATGCGATGACAAGTGCCTCTGAGCATCGACTACACTTTCTTATATATGACAAGTACTTACGAATGCTTGAAAA GGTGATCAAAGTAGTGAAGAATGCAACTGGACTTCAAACTACATCTAGCCTTCAACTTCTTAAGGATGAGATCATCTTAGAGGTGGATGGAACAGTTCCTACCCAGCCAGTGCTGCAACATATTGGAATGTCAGCTTGGCCTG GGCGACTGACATTGACAACTCATGCCTTGTACTTTGAGTCTTTGGGAGTTGGATTGTATGAAAAAGCTACTAGATACGATTTGAAAACGGAGTTGAAACAGATTATAAGACCTGAATTGACCGGCCCATTGGGTGCCCGCGTTTTCGATAAGGCTGTGATGTACAAATCAACATCAAC TTTAGAGCCTGTTTACATGGAGTTTCCTGAATTCAAAGGCAATTCTCGAAGAGACTACTGGTTGGATATATGTCTCGAGATACTCTACGCACACAAATTCATTAGAAAGTACAATCTGGAAGGAATTCAACAATCTGAAGCAATAGCAAGAGCAATCCTAGGAATATTTCGTTTTCGAGCAGTGAGAGAAGCTTTTCGTGTCTCATCATCAAAGTACAAAAGTTTATTATGCTTTAACCTTGCTGAAAGTCTCCCTGAGGGAGATAAGATACTTGAAACTCTATCGAGACGATTGGAACTATTGAGCTCAACTACCAATGAAAAAGCATGCATGAAACTGCCAGCATCACTTTTAAGCCTGAGAAGATTTAAGATAATAGTAAGCAATGAACAACAACAATATGAAGGAGATGATCAATGTATAGAACCCATTGGAGATGTATGTGTCGGTGAAGTCAATCCATTGGAAATGGCAGTTAGACAGGGTAAAGAAAACATTGGTAGGGAAGAGGCAGCACAAGCAACTGTGGATCAGGTCAAAGTTGAAGGAATTGATATGAATTTGGCTGTGATGAAG GAGTTGCTTTACCCACTTATCGAATCATTTAACCGGGTGCAACAATTAGCCACGTGGCGAGATCCATGGAAGTCGACTGTATTTGCAGTGTTGGTCAGTTATGGCATTGTTAG GGGCTGGATAAGGTATGCTTTGCCgttgttatttgtttttgtagCAGTTGTTATGCTTGTGCGGAAATATGTACACAAAGAGAAACAAATTGAGGCTCTCAAGATCACAGTGCCTCCTAATAAGAATGCCGTTGAACAGCTCTTGATATTACAAGAATCAATTGCTCAAGTTGAGACTCATATTCAAACTGCTAATGTCATTTTACTCAAACTAAGGGCTCTCATTTTTGCAGCACTTCCGCAG GCGACAGACAAGATATGTGCTGTGTTGGCTTTGATGGCGGTTATATTGGTTTTGGTACCTTTCAAGTATTTTGTGGTGATGGGTTTCATTGAGGCTTTCACACGGGAAA